A single region of the Bacteroides luhongzhouii genome encodes:
- a CDS encoding cellulase family glycosylhydrolase gives MMNQIVRMRVTVLLIIVAVMWTNHTIWGNVRMESLQSNFEITRGVNISHWLSQSKDRGELRKSKFGKDEVAFLKKMGFDHLRLPVDEEQLFTPSGDVDAETMGLMHQAISWCREFQMRIIVDFHILRSHHFGNNERPLWADPIEQDKFIHLWKLINRELEKYPENLLAYELLNEPVAPENGVWNELAKRLIKELREVAPKRMLILGSNSYNSVNTIKDLQIPKGDRNIMLTFHCYEPYLLTHYRASWTDFAKLDVTLTYPGDLINEKDFEKLSDEEKKIVAPYKRMYSKRTIAHEIEQALKVAKENGVRLYCGEFGCLPFGNHASRYNWYRDLISIFQKKKVAYACWDYKSIFGFCNTDKAIKDGVLLAILQGKDIRDWEQKSLIEAEKCEMTGSSLSIIANPYASNGEVVKDFFGNCSLTFNVVTENAGECLFKIRYTSGEDVGLNLQIGNSRQVIRCPNTGGWYDKFEETEIYINLPKGQSVLCVTPGTNGGPILDKFELFKEVTD, from the coding sequence ATGATGAATCAGATTGTTCGAATGAGAGTTACAGTATTATTGATTATAGTTGCGGTGATGTGGACTAACCATACAATATGGGGAAATGTCCGGATGGAAAGTCTACAGTCAAATTTCGAAATTACGAGGGGAGTGAATATTAGCCACTGGCTTTCTCAAAGTAAAGATAGGGGTGAGTTGCGGAAAAGTAAGTTTGGCAAGGACGAAGTCGCTTTTCTTAAAAAGATGGGATTTGACCATTTACGTTTGCCGGTTGATGAAGAACAGTTATTCACTCCTTCAGGGGATGTAGATGCAGAAACGATGGGATTGATGCATCAGGCAATTAGTTGGTGCCGTGAGTTTCAAATGCGGATAATTGTTGATTTTCATATTCTTCGTTCTCATCATTTTGGTAACAATGAGAGACCTCTATGGGCAGACCCCATTGAACAGGACAAGTTTATTCATTTGTGGAAGCTTATAAATAGGGAATTGGAAAAGTATCCGGAGAATTTACTGGCATATGAACTATTGAATGAGCCGGTAGCTCCGGAAAATGGGGTTTGGAATGAATTGGCAAAGCGCCTGATAAAGGAGCTACGGGAAGTAGCACCCAAGCGTATGCTTATATTAGGATCTAATTCTTATAATAGTGTTAATACGATAAAAGATTTGCAGATACCTAAAGGTGATCGTAATATCATGTTAACATTCCATTGTTATGAACCTTATCTATTGACCCATTATCGTGCGTCGTGGACAGACTTTGCCAAACTTGATGTGACATTGACATATCCGGGTGATTTAATTAATGAAAAGGATTTTGAGAAATTGTCTGATGAAGAGAAAAAGATTGTTGCTCCTTATAAAAGAATGTATAGTAAAAGGACCATTGCCCATGAAATAGAACAGGCATTAAAAGTGGCTAAAGAGAATGGGGTAAGATTATATTGTGGAGAATTCGGCTGTCTACCGTTTGGAAACCATGCTTCACGTTATAACTGGTACAGAGATTTAATCTCAATATTTCAGAAAAAGAAAGTTGCTTATGCATGCTGGGATTACAAATCTATTTTTGGTTTCTGTAACACGGATAAAGCCATAAAAGATGGTGTTCTTCTCGCTATTCTGCAAGGTAAGGATATTAGGGATTGGGAACAAAAAAGTTTGATTGAGGCAGAGAAATGCGAAATGACTGGAAGCTCTCTTTCTATTATAGCCAACCCTTATGCTTCAAACGGTGAGGTGGTGAAGGATTTCTTTGGTAATTGTAGTTTGACCTTTAATGTCGTTACTGAAAATGCTGGTGAGTGCTTATTTAAGATACGCTATACAAGTGGAGAAGATGTGGGTCTTAATTTGCAAATAGGGAATTCACGTCAGGTAATCCGTTGTCCGAATACAGGTGGTTGGTATGATAAATTTGAAGAAACAGAAATCTATATCAATTTACCCAAAGGACAGAGTGTCTTGTGTGTTACTCCGGGAACGAATGGAGGACCTATTTTGGATAAATTTGAACTGTTTAAAGAAGTCACTGATTAG
- a CDS encoding cellulase family glycosylhydrolase, translating into MKTWNIIKSIFFISFYVLIAACNDDAAEESISADNYPRIIATSPTLPMKGENGELGKLNVKQGETITIKAIYTPFEYAEAVWYVDGVQEGTGDEFKYSNETPGIYRLKLVVSTASYETTREVNLNVYSTGIGGEFSGFEIHKGVNIGNWLSQSSARGEERKNKFKETDAIFLSQQGFDHLRLPVDEEQLFTESGEVDEETLNLIYKTADWCQLYDMRLIFDFHILRSHNYEADNKPLWTSKEEQDKFVRMWKTIHDKLQQYPDDMLAYELLNEPVAPSSDIWNTLVNRLITELREVAPARMLIIGSNLWNSVSTISDLQIPSEDKNIMLTFHYYEPYLLTHYHASWTDFANLNLPLNYPGLLVRDEDFNNLPADQQEIVRPYKQEYTRESILNNINVAVTAARSKGVKLYCGEFGCLPYSNLTSRYAWYRDLVSIFNETEISYGAWEYNALFGFCTPDGGLKDATLVDILLGREGAELTTIYAVEAEDCEKGGGTMIIEDNAAASGGKHVNHFWGDSNLKFDVTVEEEGVYYLKIRYVCGTDVWIYSQVNDGVKQMIPCPNSGGWWSEFTDTKTVVNLSAGKNTISFTPEPMGSPILDKFEVCKIKK; encoded by the coding sequence ATGAAAACATGGAATATTATAAAATCAATTTTTTTTATTAGTTTTTATGTACTAATAGCCGCGTGCAATGATGATGCGGCAGAAGAATCTATTTCGGCAGATAATTATCCTCGCATCATTGCAACAAGTCCTACATTACCAATGAAAGGTGAAAATGGGGAATTGGGAAAACTCAATGTAAAGCAGGGGGAGACAATTACGATAAAGGCTATTTATACTCCTTTTGAATATGCAGAAGCTGTATGGTATGTGGATGGAGTACAAGAGGGAACTGGAGATGAATTTAAATACAGCAATGAGACTCCGGGAATTTATCGTTTGAAGTTGGTTGTAAGTACTGCCAGCTATGAAACCACTCGGGAAGTGAACCTTAATGTGTACTCAACGGGTATTGGCGGAGAGTTTTCTGGTTTTGAAATTCACAAAGGAGTGAATATCGGTAATTGGCTCTCACAAAGTAGTGCAAGAGGAGAAGAAAGGAAGAATAAGTTTAAGGAAACTGATGCTATCTTTTTAAGTCAGCAGGGATTTGACCATTTGCGGTTACCGGTGGATGAAGAGCAGTTGTTTACGGAATCAGGTGAAGTCGATGAAGAAACTTTGAATCTGATATATAAAACTGCAGATTGGTGCCAATTGTATGATATGAGATTGATTTTTGATTTTCATATACTGCGGTCCCATAATTATGAAGCGGATAATAAACCTCTATGGACTAGTAAAGAAGAGCAGGATAAGTTTGTACGGATGTGGAAAACAATTCATGACAAGCTTCAACAATATCCTGATGATATGTTAGCGTATGAGTTACTGAATGAACCTGTAGCTCCCAGCAGTGATATTTGGAATACGTTAGTGAATCGCCTGATAACAGAATTGCGTGAAGTTGCCCCGGCAAGAATGTTGATAATTGGTTCTAACTTATGGAATAGCGTGTCTACAATAAGTGATTTGCAGATACCAAGTGAAGATAAAAATATAATGTTGACTTTCCATTATTATGAGCCTTACTTGTTGACTCACTATCATGCTAGTTGGACAGATTTTGCCAATCTTAATTTACCATTGAATTATCCGGGACTTTTGGTCAGAGATGAAGATTTCAATAATCTTCCTGCGGATCAACAGGAGATTGTGCGTCCCTATAAACAGGAATATACCCGTGAATCTATTTTGAATAACATCAATGTGGCTGTTACGGCAGCTCGGTCAAAAGGAGTGAAATTGTATTGTGGTGAATTTGGTTGCCTGCCTTATTCTAATCTGACTTCACGTTATGCGTGGTATCGTGATTTAGTTTCTATTTTTAATGAGACCGAGATTTCTTATGGTGCATGGGAATACAATGCGCTCTTTGGTTTCTGTACTCCTGACGGAGGATTGAAGGATGCCACTTTAGTCGATATATTGTTAGGGAGAGAAGGAGCGGAACTGACTACCATTTATGCTGTTGAGGCAGAGGATTGTGAAAAAGGCGGAGGCACTATGATTATAGAAGACAATGCTGCGGCTTCAGGAGGAAAACATGTGAATCATTTTTGGGGAGATTCTAATTTGAAATTTGATGTGACTGTTGAAGAGGAGGGAGTTTATTATTTGAAGATTCGTTACGTTTGTGGTACTGACGTGTGGATTTACTCTCAAGTGAATGACGGAGTGAAGCAAATGATACCTTGTCCGAACTCCGGAGGTTGGTGGAGTGAATTTACAGATACAAAGACTGTTGTAAATCTTTCGGCTGGTAAAAACACAATATCTTTCACTCCGGAACCAATGGGAAGTCCTATCCTTGATAAATTTGAGGTTTGTAAAATAAAGAAGTAA
- a CDS encoding sialate O-acetylesterase has translation MAKYIFLFFLWMAGFAYGCGDSETSVNDDIPVSKAPTSIKLPHLISDNMVLQQNSKVILWGEATPKCTVTISASWIKQDIVVNVDGTGQWQASIMTPAGGPETQTLSFDDGASAPLIVRNILIGEVWICSGQSNMEMPLGGWEGCPVDNMEEAVTNADKHSDIRMLTVERNSATVSQNELEGDWLVASSGQVKRFSAVAYYFALELQEKLNVPVGLVVAAWGGSDIESWLPGGDKYNGMLYPCHKYAAKGFLWYQGESNVWKWYEYRKNMKELVKSWRSLWEGSLGTGENMPFYYAEIAPYALPEDNGATGIVSALLREVQCEVQKEIMPAGMVCTNDLVALSEKNQIHPANKKGVGMRLAHLALSQTYEHGEIISTSPSFEGMCMEDGRVLLTFKNVGGGWMDIDKNSVLQNFELSDGKTLVDGCYVFYPASDISFGDGDVVTVSSDKVAVPKHIRYCFHNFMLGYMRNKAGLPLIPFRGESNIGGTYMVEAESGTSSGTSVALSDNPYASGERLLTNFYGDARLNLSLAVEEEGLYELSVYYMNEVDAAVRIQVNGGVQQNLNCPASGSWWNKLQFAGMAVTLLKGENTIVITPGINGGPNLDKVNVVKMERK, from the coding sequence ATGGCAAAATATATATTTCTGTTTTTTCTATGGATGGCTGGCTTCGCTTATGGGTGTGGAGATTCGGAGACATCTGTTAATGATGATATTCCTGTGAGTAAGGCTCCTACTTCAATAAAGTTGCCTCATTTGATTAGTGATAACATGGTATTGCAGCAAAACTCAAAAGTAATTTTGTGGGGAGAAGCTACACCTAAATGTACAGTTACAATATCAGCTTCTTGGATAAAGCAGGATATAGTAGTGAATGTTGATGGTACAGGACAATGGCAGGCGTCTATTATGACGCCTGCCGGTGGTCCTGAAACGCAGACGCTTTCGTTTGATGATGGCGCTTCCGCCCCATTAATCGTACGGAATATATTGATCGGGGAAGTTTGGATATGTTCCGGACAGTCGAATATGGAGATGCCTTTAGGAGGCTGGGAGGGATGTCCTGTAGATAATATGGAAGAGGCTGTGACAAATGCTGATAAACATTCGGATATTCGTATGTTGACGGTTGAACGCAACAGTGCAACTGTGTCCCAAAATGAATTGGAAGGAGACTGGCTGGTTGCTTCTTCTGGACAAGTAAAAAGATTTAGTGCTGTTGCTTATTATTTTGCGTTGGAGCTACAGGAGAAGTTGAATGTTCCTGTTGGACTGGTAGTTGCTGCTTGGGGTGGTTCTGATATAGAATCATGGCTACCCGGTGGAGATAAATATAATGGTATGCTTTATCCATGCCATAAGTATGCAGCTAAAGGATTTCTGTGGTATCAGGGAGAATCGAATGTCTGGAAATGGTATGAATATCGGAAGAATATGAAAGAGTTGGTAAAATCGTGGCGTTCATTGTGGGAAGGCTCTTTGGGGACGGGTGAAAATATGCCTTTTTATTATGCCGAGATTGCACCGTATGCTTTGCCAGAAGATAATGGAGCCACAGGAATTGTTTCTGCTCTTTTGCGTGAGGTCCAATGTGAAGTTCAGAAAGAGATTATGCCGGCTGGTATGGTTTGCACAAATGATTTGGTTGCATTATCAGAGAAGAATCAGATACATCCGGCAAATAAAAAAGGAGTAGGTATGCGTCTGGCACATTTGGCTTTGAGCCAAACTTACGAGCATGGTGAAATAATCTCTACCAGTCCTTCTTTTGAGGGAATGTGTATGGAGGATGGTAGAGTTTTACTAACTTTTAAAAATGTGGGTGGTGGCTGGATGGACATTGATAAGAATAGTGTGCTTCAAAATTTCGAGCTGTCAGATGGAAAAACACTGGTCGATGGATGTTATGTTTTTTATCCGGCATCGGATATATCATTTGGGGATGGTGATGTAGTCACTGTTTCTTCAGATAAGGTTGCTGTTCCTAAGCATATCCGTTATTGTTTCCATAATTTTATGTTGGGATATATGCGAAACAAGGCGGGGTTACCTTTGATTCCTTTTAGGGGTGAGAGCAATATTGGAGGGACTTATATGGTTGAGGCTGAAAGTGGAACTTCAAGTGGCACATCAGTGGCTTTGAGCGATAATCCATATGCTTCAGGCGAGCGCCTTCTTACTAATTTTTACGGAGATGCACGTTTGAACTTGAGTTTAGCAGTAGAAGAGGAAGGCTTATATGAATTGAGTGTATATTATATGAATGAGGTGGATGCTGCCGTCCGGATTCAAGTAAATGGAGGAGTACAACAGAATCTGAATTGTCCTGCATCCGGTAGTTGGTGGAATAAGTTACAATTTGCAGGAATGGCAGTAACACTATTAAAAGGGGAAAATACTATCGTGATAACTCCGGGAATCAATGGAGGTCCCAACTTGGATAAAGTTAATGTTGTAAAGATGGAAAGAAAATGA